A single window of Mycolicibacterium aurum DNA harbors:
- a CDS encoding molybdopterin-dependent oxidoreductase encodes MAAPQTSLTHWGAFTATVASGDIASVRPLAGDADPSSALGNLPGSVRHISRVTTPAVRRGWLKEGPGPSSRRGADDFVAVSWDELAEILGDELRRVVDAYGNEAIYGGSYGWSSAGRFHHAQSQIHRFLNCLGGFTFSRHSYSLGATGVIMPRVVGTHDDLFKRSTQWDVIVEHTDLMVCFGGVALKNTGVNHGGTTAHPARDALNRFRAKGGRLVSISPLRDDLDGECDWHAPVPGTDVAIMLALAYVLATESLADLDFLASHCTGYERFERYLLGTDDGVPKSPQWAAPICGLDAGELTALARRMASNRTIVTVSWSLQRTRHGEQAPWMGLTLAAMLGQIGLPGGGFGHGYGSMNEPGLAPVKCTLPRLPQGINPVRSFIPVAAISDMLLHPGEPFDYNGLRLTYPDIKLVYWAGGNPFHHHQNLPRLRRALGRPDTVVVHEPYWTAMAKHADIVVPSTTFAERDDLSGSRNDPLLMAMPKLTEPYAQARDDYDTFAMLAERLGFGDAFTEGRSSREWLAHLYENWSTTLDFDVPSFAEFWRAGRLRLPTDDGLTLLADFRADPHGHRLGTPSGLIEIFSADIDGFGYTDCAGHPRWYEPDEWLGGPRAGRFPLHLLANQPASRLHSQLDGGATSMQSKVAGREPIRMHPDDAGERGLDNGDVVRVFNDRGACLAGVVVDDRVRPSVVQLSTGAWFDPVDPSDPDSMCAHGNPNVLTEDVGTSSLAHGCTGAHVLVQVEKYTGVLPPVRAHQPPVLAPR; translated from the coding sequence GTGGCCGCACCTCAGACCAGCTTGACGCACTGGGGAGCCTTCACCGCCACAGTCGCATCCGGCGATATCGCGTCGGTCCGCCCCCTCGCCGGCGACGCTGATCCGTCATCTGCGCTGGGCAATCTGCCCGGTTCCGTGCGGCACATCTCGCGGGTCACCACCCCGGCGGTGCGGCGCGGCTGGCTCAAGGAGGGACCGGGGCCGAGTTCGCGCCGCGGCGCCGACGACTTCGTCGCCGTGAGCTGGGACGAACTCGCCGAGATCCTGGGCGACGAACTGCGTCGGGTCGTCGACGCGTACGGCAACGAGGCGATCTACGGCGGCTCCTACGGGTGGTCCAGCGCGGGTCGGTTCCACCACGCGCAGAGTCAAATCCACCGATTCCTGAACTGCCTCGGCGGATTCACCTTCTCGCGGCATTCCTACAGCCTCGGGGCCACGGGCGTGATCATGCCGCGAGTGGTGGGCACCCACGACGACCTGTTCAAAAGGTCGACACAGTGGGACGTCATCGTCGAACACACCGACCTGATGGTGTGTTTCGGCGGCGTGGCGCTGAAGAACACCGGGGTCAATCACGGCGGCACCACGGCCCATCCTGCCCGCGACGCGCTGAACCGCTTCCGCGCCAAGGGAGGTCGCCTCGTGTCGATCTCGCCACTGCGGGACGACCTCGACGGCGAATGCGACTGGCACGCCCCCGTGCCCGGCACCGACGTGGCGATCATGCTGGCGTTGGCCTACGTGCTGGCCACCGAATCGCTGGCCGACCTTGACTTCCTCGCCAGCCATTGCACCGGCTACGAGCGTTTCGAGCGCTATCTGCTCGGTACCGATGACGGGGTGCCGAAATCTCCGCAGTGGGCCGCGCCCATCTGCGGCCTGGACGCAGGCGAACTCACGGCCCTCGCCCGGCGGATGGCGTCGAATCGCACGATCGTCACCGTCAGCTGGTCGCTGCAGCGCACCCGCCACGGTGAGCAGGCGCCGTGGATGGGGCTGACACTGGCCGCCATGCTCGGCCAGATCGGCCTGCCCGGAGGCGGATTCGGCCACGGATACGGGTCGATGAACGAGCCGGGACTGGCACCGGTGAAGTGCACCCTGCCCCGGCTACCCCAGGGAATCAACCCGGTGCGGTCCTTCATACCGGTCGCGGCCATCAGCGACATGCTTCTTCATCCCGGGGAGCCGTTCGACTACAACGGGCTTCGGCTCACCTACCCCGACATCAAGCTGGTCTACTGGGCGGGCGGCAATCCGTTCCACCATCACCAGAACCTGCCCCGACTGCGGCGGGCGCTGGGCAGACCGGACACCGTCGTGGTGCACGAGCCGTACTGGACGGCCATGGCCAAGCACGCCGACATCGTGGTGCCGTCGACGACATTCGCCGAACGCGACGACCTCTCGGGGTCGCGCAACGACCCCCTGCTGATGGCGATGCCGAAGCTCACCGAGCCGTACGCGCAGGCCCGCGACGACTACGACACGTTCGCCATGCTGGCCGAGCGGCTCGGGTTCGGGGACGCGTTCACCGAAGGCCGCAGCTCCCGGGAGTGGTTGGCGCATCTCTACGAGAACTGGTCGACCACATTGGATTTCGACGTTCCCTCGTTCGCCGAGTTCTGGCGTGCGGGCCGGTTGCGGCTGCCGACCGACGACGGCCTCACCCTGCTCGCCGACTTCCGCGCCGATCCGCACGGCCACCGGCTCGGTACGCCCAGCGGGTTGATCGAGATCTTCTCCGCCGACATCGACGGTTTCGGATACACGGACTGCGCAGGACATCCGCGGTGGTACGAGCCGGACGAATGGCTCGGCGGCCCACGGGCCGGTCGTTTTCCGTTACACCTGCTGGCGAACCAGCCGGCGAGCCGGCTGCACAGTCAACTCGACGGCGGCGCCACCAGCATGCAGTCCAAGGTGGCCGGGCGAGAACCGATCCGGATGCATCCCGACGATGCCGGCGAGCGCGGGCTCGACAACGGCGACGTGGTGCGGGTGTTCAACGATCGGGGCGCGTGCCTGGCCGGCGTGGTGGTCGACGATCGGGTCAGGCCCAGCGTCGTACAGCTCTCGACCGGAGCATGGTTCGATCCGGTCGACCCGTCGGATCCGGACTCCATGTGCGCGCACGGAAACCCCAACGTCCTCACCGAGGATGTCGGCACCTCGTCGCTGGCGCACGGATGCACCGGCGCCCACGTACTAGTACAGGTCGAGAAGTACACCGGCGTGCTACCGCCGGTGCGCGCTCATCAACCGCCGGTGCTCGCTCCGCGCTGA
- a CDS encoding acyl-CoA dehydrogenase family protein encodes MGAEAKPVIAYQRTLFEPEHDMFRESFRTFLEREVAPHHEKWEKDKLVDRDVWLAAGKQGFLGMAVPEQYGGGGVEDFRYNTVITEEVTAGRYSGLGFSLHNDVVAPYLIRLGTEEQKQRWLPKFCSGELISAIAMTEPGTGSDLQGIKARAVKEGDHYILNGSKTFITNGIHSDLVIVVAQTDPDKGALGFSLLVVERGMEGFERGRKLDKIGLDAQDTAELSFTDVKVPAENLLGEEGQGFIYLMQNLPQERISIAIMAAAAMEAVLEDTLQYAKERKAFGRPIGSQQNSRFLLAELSTEATVVRMMVDEFIKLHLDDNLTAEQAAMAKWYSTEKQVHLVDRCLQLHGGYGYMREYSVARAYLDARVQTIYGGTTEIMKEIIGRSLGV; translated from the coding sequence ATGGGTGCAGAGGCCAAGCCGGTCATCGCCTACCAGCGCACACTGTTCGAACCCGAGCACGACATGTTCCGGGAGTCGTTCCGCACGTTCCTCGAGCGCGAGGTCGCGCCGCACCACGAGAAGTGGGAGAAGGACAAGCTCGTCGACCGCGACGTGTGGTTGGCGGCGGGCAAGCAGGGATTTCTGGGCATGGCCGTCCCCGAGCAGTACGGCGGCGGTGGTGTCGAGGATTTCCGCTACAACACGGTGATCACCGAGGAGGTGACGGCCGGCCGCTACAGCGGGCTGGGTTTCAGCCTGCACAACGATGTCGTTGCGCCGTACCTGATCCGGTTGGGCACCGAGGAGCAGAAGCAGCGCTGGTTGCCGAAGTTCTGTAGTGGCGAACTGATTTCCGCCATCGCGATGACCGAACCGGGCACCGGTAGTGATCTGCAGGGCATCAAAGCGCGCGCGGTCAAGGAGGGCGACCACTACATCCTCAACGGCTCCAAGACGTTCATCACCAACGGGATTCACTCTGACCTGGTGATCGTGGTGGCCCAGACCGACCCCGACAAGGGCGCACTCGGCTTCTCACTTCTGGTCGTCGAACGCGGCATGGAGGGATTCGAACGCGGCCGCAAACTCGACAAGATCGGCCTCGACGCGCAGGACACGGCTGAGCTGTCGTTCACCGACGTCAAGGTGCCCGCGGAGAATCTCCTCGGTGAGGAGGGCCAGGGCTTCATCTACCTGATGCAGAATCTGCCCCAGGAACGGATCAGCATCGCGATCATGGCCGCGGCGGCCATGGAGGCCGTCCTCGAGGACACTCTGCAGTACGCCAAGGAGCGCAAGGCTTTCGGCAGACCCATCGGCAGCCAGCAGAACAGCCGTTTCCTGCTCGCCGAACTGTCCACCGAGGCCACCGTGGTGCGGATGATGGTCGACGAGTTCATCAAGCTGCATCTTGACGACAACCTCACCGCGGAGCAGGCCGCGATGGCCAAGTGGTACTCGACCGAGAAGCAGGTCCATCTCGTGGACCGCTGCCTGCAGCTGCACGGCGGCTACGGCTACATGCGCGAATACTCGGTTGCGCGGGCCTATCTCGATGCGAGGGTGCAGACCATCTACGGCGGCACCACGGAGATCATGAAGGAGATCATCGGGCGCAGCCTGGGCGTTTAG
- a CDS encoding sunset domain-containing protein — protein sequence MSRQPMLRLRTVGRLTIGLLGVATALLLAPSATAQPEVDANNAITAAWQAGGGDTGPLGPRLGDVYPVGEGFAQNFASGKMFFTPATGAHSMQGAILEKYESAGGAADSDLGFPKIDEGPGRAPDSRNSTFSAPDNPVIFWTPATGARVVRGPINAAWDKLGGSSGVLGVPAEDETYDGSTVSQKFTGGQLTYDSRTKTFTTVPPELAGQLTDLAVPDDPVAAINAARRAAGGPLGPLGAAEGEPYEIGDSGMGQDFVNGSIFYSPDTGANVVTGQVLAKYKSVGGPEGDLGFPISSEQDGGLAPASRLSTFAADDKPVIFWTPDHGAVIVRGAINAAWEKLGGATGELGAPVADQTQDGEVITQRFSGGSISWDSAAQKFSTEPAGLSAQLVGLEVPGAQAPQAPPASAQSSENPENSGLKWTWWWLLAIVPILLLAGLVAFAVLRSRARGDRADDTFSVPGQDYDARDYEPESADVGAQGVPDDGGDREDSLFGDRYAREGLGSLASATPASPPAEQYTPEPMSFWGAPASPEPEAESPDQPEFDHQQDVEQEDPDSVDTAPTRVLTATEVPTQTDGVGTEADDLADGVDDGADDLGDDWDDGVPAEPEPLVAPAVVDPGEPARDSMTDTGRHARIDIDEPIPLGTALHMPYDDPTEMPEGYPVKADTKTGLYWTPDNADYAEAPVEIWFASEEIARTNGFIRGE from the coding sequence ATGAGCCGGCAGCCCATGCTGCGCCTACGTACGGTCGGTCGCTTGACGATCGGGTTGCTGGGGGTCGCCACAGCGCTGCTGCTGGCCCCTTCCGCGACGGCGCAACCCGAGGTCGACGCGAACAACGCCATCACCGCCGCGTGGCAGGCCGGCGGAGGTGACACCGGCCCGCTGGGCCCGCGGCTGGGCGATGTGTACCCGGTGGGCGAGGGTTTCGCCCAGAATTTCGCGTCCGGCAAGATGTTCTTCACCCCGGCCACCGGCGCCCACTCCATGCAGGGCGCGATCCTGGAGAAGTACGAGTCCGCCGGCGGCGCCGCCGACAGCGACCTGGGTTTCCCCAAAATCGACGAGGGTCCCGGCCGTGCGCCGGACAGCCGCAACAGCACGTTCAGTGCCCCCGACAACCCCGTCATCTTCTGGACCCCTGCGACGGGTGCCCGCGTGGTGCGCGGGCCCATCAACGCGGCATGGGACAAATTGGGCGGATCCTCGGGAGTGCTTGGGGTGCCTGCCGAGGATGAGACCTACGACGGCTCGACGGTGAGTCAGAAGTTCACCGGTGGGCAGCTCACCTACGACTCGCGCACCAAGACCTTCACCACGGTGCCACCCGAGCTGGCCGGTCAGCTGACCGATCTGGCTGTGCCCGACGACCCTGTCGCGGCGATCAACGCGGCCCGCCGGGCGGCCGGAGGCCCGTTGGGGCCGCTCGGTGCCGCCGAGGGGGAGCCGTACGAGATCGGCGACAGCGGCATGGGTCAGGACTTCGTCAACGGCAGCATCTTCTACAGCCCGGACACCGGCGCCAACGTCGTCACCGGGCAGGTGTTGGCCAAGTACAAGAGTGTCGGCGGCCCCGAAGGCGACCTCGGCTTCCCGATCTCCAGCGAGCAGGACGGCGGACTGGCGCCCGCGAGCCGGCTCAGCACCTTCGCCGCCGACGACAAGCCGGTGATCTTCTGGACCCCTGACCACGGCGCGGTGATCGTGCGCGGGGCGATCAACGCCGCATGGGAGAAGCTCGGCGGCGCGACCGGGGAACTCGGCGCACCGGTGGCTGATCAGACCCAGGACGGCGAGGTGATCACCCAGCGTTTCAGTGGTGGTTCCATCTCCTGGGACTCGGCGGCGCAGAAGTTCAGCACGGAGCCGGCCGGACTCTCTGCGCAGCTGGTCGGCCTCGAGGTGCCCGGCGCGCAGGCGCCGCAGGCTCCGCCGGCGTCGGCGCAGTCCTCGGAGAACCCCGAGAATTCCGGACTCAAGTGGACGTGGTGGTGGCTGTTGGCCATCGTGCCGATCCTGCTGCTCGCCGGGCTGGTCGCCTTCGCGGTACTGCGCAGCCGCGCTCGCGGCGACCGTGCCGACGACACCTTCTCTGTTCCCGGACAGGACTACGACGCGCGCGACTATGAGCCCGAGTCGGCCGACGTGGGTGCGCAGGGCGTCCCCGACGACGGGGGCGACAGGGAGGATTCTCTGTTCGGGGACCGTTATGCCCGGGAAGGCCTGGGCTCGTTGGCGTCCGCGACTCCGGCCTCACCGCCTGCCGAGCAGTACACCCCGGAGCCGATGAGTTTCTGGGGCGCCCCTGCGTCACCCGAACCCGAAGCTGAGTCGCCCGATCAGCCAGAATTCGATCATCAGCAGGACGTCGAGCAGGAAGATCCGGACTCTGTCGACACGGCTCCGACGCGCGTGCTGACGGCGACCGAGGTGCCCACGCAGACCGACGGCGTGGGCACCGAGGCCGACGATCTGGCCGACGGCGTCGACGACGGGGCTGATGATCTGGGCGACGACTGGGACGACGGTGTGCCTGCCGAGCCGGAGCCACTGGTGGCCCCGGCCGTGGTGGACCCGGGGGAGCCGGCGCGCGATTCAATGACCGACACGGGGCGGCACGCGCGTATCGACATCGACGAGCCGATACCTCTTGGCACCGCGTTGCACATGCCCTACGACGACCCGACGGAGATGCCCGAGGGCTATCCCGTCAAGGCCGATACGAAAACCGGCCTGTACTGGACACCGGACAACGCCGACTACGCCGAGGCGCCCGTCGAAATCTGGTTCGCCAGTGAGGAAATCGCGCGCACCAACGGATTCATCCGCGGCGAGTGA
- the lexA gene encoding transcriptional repressor LexA → MSDDISDSTDGAGPTRRRDTGLTERQRTILDVIRTSVTSRGYPPSIREIGDAVGLTSTSSVAHQLRTLERKGYLRRDPNRPRAVDVRGSDEMATPVVTTDVAGSDSLPEPTFVPVLGRIAAGGPILAEEAVEDVFPLPRELVGEGSLFLLKVVGESMIDAAICDGDWVVIRQQSVADNGDIVAAMIDGEATVKTFKRTKGQVWLMPHNPAFDPIPGNEAAVLGKVVTVIRKI, encoded by the coding sequence ATGAGCGACGACATCAGTGACAGCACGGACGGCGCAGGACCGACACGGCGCCGAGACACGGGTCTGACCGAACGTCAGCGCACCATCCTCGACGTCATCCGCACCTCTGTGACGAGCCGCGGCTACCCGCCGAGCATCCGGGAGATCGGTGATGCCGTCGGGCTGACGTCGACCTCGTCGGTCGCCCACCAATTGCGCACCCTGGAGCGCAAGGGCTACCTCCGTCGCGACCCCAACCGTCCCCGCGCGGTCGACGTCCGCGGATCCGACGAGATGGCGACACCCGTGGTGACCACCGACGTCGCCGGGTCGGATTCGCTGCCGGAGCCCACCTTCGTGCCGGTGCTGGGCAGGATCGCCGCCGGTGGCCCCATCCTGGCCGAGGAAGCCGTCGAAGATGTCTTCCCGCTGCCGCGCGAGCTCGTCGGCGAGGGGTCGCTGTTCCTGCTGAAGGTGGTCGGCGAATCGATGATCGACGCGGCGATCTGCGACGGTGACTGGGTTGTCATCCGCCAGCAGAGCGTCGCCGACAACGGCGACATCGTCGCTGCGATGATCGATGGCGAAGCCACCGTGAAGACGTTCAAACGCACCAAGGGTCAGGTCTGGCTGATGCCACACAACCCGGCGTTCGACCCCATCCCCGGCAACGAGGCCGCCGTGCTCGGCAAGGTCGTCACCGTCATCCGCAAGATCTGA
- the nrdR gene encoding transcriptional regulator NrdR encodes MHCPFCRHPDSRVVDSREADEGQAIRRRRSCPECGRRFTTVETAVLAVVKRSGVTEPFSREKVIRGVRRSCQGRQVDDDALNLLAQQVEDAVRATGSPEVPSHEVGLAILGPLRELDEVAYLRFASVYRSFSSAEDFEREIQALRAHREIPAQS; translated from the coding sequence ATGCACTGTCCGTTCTGTCGTCACCCCGATTCGCGTGTGGTCGATTCGCGCGAGGCGGACGAAGGCCAGGCGATCCGCAGGCGCAGGTCGTGCCCCGAATGCGGGCGCCGCTTCACCACCGTGGAAACCGCGGTCCTCGCGGTGGTCAAGCGCAGTGGCGTCACCGAGCCGTTCAGCCGTGAGAAGGTCATCCGCGGTGTGCGCCGTTCGTGCCAGGGACGCCAGGTCGACGACGACGCGCTGAACCTGCTGGCTCAGCAGGTCGAGGACGCCGTTCGCGCCACCGGTTCCCCGGAAGTGCCCAGCCACGAGGTGGGTCTGGCGATTCTCGGGCCGCTGCGTGAACTCGACGAGGTGGCCTATCTCCGCTTCGCCTCGGTGTACCGGTCGTTCTCGTCGGCCGAGGACTTCGAGCGGGAAATACAGGCCCTGCGTGCCCACCGCGAGATTCCGGCCCAGAGCTGA
- a CDS encoding PhzF family phenazine biosynthesis protein → MAIDVTVLRVFTDQNGRFGNPLGVVDAATVNPADRQRIATDLGYSETIFVTSPTEGSHSAHAHIHTPTTELPFAGHPTVGGSWWLKDRGTPIKTLQVPAGLVQVAYDGDMTAVSARAEWAPSFSIYDIGSLDELADADPDDYAAETEHYLWTWIDREAGTIRSRMFAPHLGIREDEATGAAAVRITEYLSRDLTIVQGQGSVIETTWSADGWVRVAGRVVDDGQRQID, encoded by the coding sequence ATGGCCATCGACGTGACGGTGCTGCGCGTATTCACTGACCAGAACGGCAGATTCGGCAACCCGCTGGGCGTCGTGGATGCCGCCACCGTGAATCCCGCAGACCGGCAACGTATCGCGACAGATCTGGGCTACAGCGAAACCATTTTCGTCACTTCGCCGACCGAGGGCAGCCACAGCGCCCACGCCCACATCCACACCCCCACCACCGAATTGCCGTTCGCGGGGCACCCTACCGTGGGTGGATCGTGGTGGCTCAAGGACCGCGGGACGCCCATCAAGACGCTTCAGGTGCCCGCGGGCTTGGTGCAGGTCGCCTACGACGGGGACATGACCGCGGTGAGCGCCCGCGCCGAGTGGGCCCCGTCGTTCTCGATCTACGACATCGGTTCGTTGGACGAGTTGGCCGACGCCGACCCCGACGACTACGCCGCCGAGACCGAGCACTACCTGTGGACCTGGATCGACCGGGAAGCGGGCACCATCAGGTCCCGGATGTTCGCTCCTCATCTCGGAATCCGCGAGGACGAGGCGACCGGGGCGGCAGCGGTACGGATCACCGAGTACCTCAGCCGCGACCTGACGATCGTGCAGGGACAGGGTTCGGTCATCGAGACCACGTGGAGCGCCGACGGGTGGGTGCGGGTGGCCGGGCGGGTGGTGGACGACGGTCAGCGGCAGATCGACTGA
- a CDS encoding alpha/beta fold hydrolase has protein sequence MSERKPNLRPVRELTPSLQFCTIHGYRRAFRVAGSGPAILLIHGIGDNSTTWSSVQTQLAQRFTVIAPDLLGHGRSDKPRADYSVAAYANGMRDLLSVLDIDSVTVVGHSLGGGVAMQFAYQFPQLVERLILVGAGGVTKDVNIALRAASLPMGTEALALLRLPLVLPALQLIGRIGGGLLGSTGVGRDIPDMLRILADLPEPTASSAFARTLRAVVDWRGQVVTMLDRCYLTQSVPVQLIWGSLDSVIPVSHAEMAHTAMPGSQLEIFEGSGHFPFHDDPDRFVEVVERFIDSTEAAAYDQEYLRGLLRRGISEGSLSGSADTRVAVLDAMGADERSAT, from the coding sequence ATGAGCGAACGGAAGCCGAACCTGCGCCCCGTGCGGGAGCTCACCCCGAGCCTGCAGTTCTGCACGATTCACGGCTACCGGCGCGCGTTCCGGGTGGCCGGGTCGGGGCCCGCGATCCTGCTGATCCACGGCATCGGCGACAACTCGACGACCTGGAGCAGTGTCCAGACACAACTGGCGCAGCGATTCACCGTCATCGCCCCGGATCTTCTCGGCCACGGCAGGTCGGACAAGCCGCGGGCGGACTATTCGGTGGCCGCGTACGCGAACGGCATGCGGGATCTTCTCAGCGTCCTCGACATCGACAGCGTCACTGTCGTCGGCCATTCGCTCGGGGGCGGAGTGGCGATGCAGTTCGCGTACCAGTTTCCGCAGCTGGTCGAGCGTCTGATCCTCGTCGGTGCCGGCGGTGTCACCAAGGACGTCAACATCGCGCTGCGCGCGGCCTCGCTGCCGATGGGCACGGAGGCCTTGGCATTGTTGCGGCTGCCGCTGGTGCTGCCGGCCTTGCAGCTGATCGGACGCATCGGCGGTGGCCTCCTGGGTTCCACCGGCGTGGGCCGCGACATCCCTGACATGCTGCGGATCCTTGCCGACCTGCCCGAGCCGACTGCCTCGTCGGCGTTCGCGCGCACACTGCGGGCTGTGGTCGACTGGCGGGGCCAGGTGGTCACCATGCTCGACCGCTGTTACCTGACGCAATCCGTTCCGGTGCAACTCATCTGGGGCAGTCTCGACTCGGTGATCCCGGTCAGCCACGCCGAGATGGCGCACACCGCGATGCCCGGCTCACAACTGGAGATCTTCGAGGGCTCGGGGCACTTCCCGTTCCACGACGACCCTGACCGCTTCGTCGAGGTCGTGGAGAGGTTCATCGATTCGACCGAAGCGGCGGCCTACGACCAGGAGTACCTGCGCGGGCTGCTCCGCCGCGGGATCAGCGAAGGCAGCCTTTCGGGGTCGGCAGACACCCGCGTCGCGGTGCTCGACGCCATGGGCGCCGACGAACGCAGCGCAACCTGA